tgattgaaattttttagaaacacatgtcgtcggtaattcgtcggtatattccgacgaattaccgacgacctttccaaatttcaatgaaacccaatgtcgtcgctatgtcgtcggtatattgcgagggatttccgacggaccaataaaaaaaaaaaaaaaactaatcagaatcttcatcaaactccccaacctcggcttctgaCTCCGAATGTAcaacagcatcatgtccaaccgcactgactcgaatgttttcatgtccacctacatctggcgtcttttctgcatcaaaatacctaaactgcttcaacaaatctttcccactaacttcctcaggtggaccatcaaacacctgcttgttcttcgtaaacgaagtcttactcctgcagtatggatgatcaggtggtagaaatcgtctgtgacagtcaaaccaacacgttttccttccgttctttagttggaaagcatctgtgtcatcttgacaatatggacatgatagcctcccatgtgttgtccatccagataacatactatatgctggaaagtcacttattgtccacataagtactgcccgcatctgaaagttttctttgcacgaaacatcgtatgtctcaaaaccatgcgcccatagttgttgcaactcatatatcagtggttgaagaaacacatctagtgatcttttaggatgatctggtccggggacgagaattgagagaaacaaaaactctcgtcgcatgtacaagctcggccgtaagttgtacggtgtcacaataactggccatagagaatactgtcttccatgctttccaaatgggctgaaaccatcagtagatactccaagataaacatttcttctctcttccacaaattctggatatgttgactggaaatgtttccaagccttcgcatctgaaggatgtctaatctcaccatttatggaatgctctgcatgccatctcattgcttttgctgtgcgctcacactgatacaacctcttcaatctttccgtcaaaggcaaataccacattcttttgaatgggatcggaactcttcccctcgtctcctgataacgaggtttcccacaaaatttgcatacattccgtgtctcatccgctctccagtagatcatgcagttgtcaatacatacatctatcacttcatacggtagttgaagaccggcaacaagtttctgaacctcgtagtatgaacccggtgcaaggttatcctcaggtagaatacctttgacaaaatcagtaatcgcatccatacattctttacccaaattatagtctgtcttaatacccattaatctagttgcagatgataagactgaatgaccatctctacaattttgatacaaaggtttttttcctgcatccaacatgtcaaaaaatctcctagattcgggatttggttcttcccctctataatgatcatgtaccatctgctcagtacctacaccataatctatatccgttctagatttttctaacctaatatcaggctgaagttcactaacaggttgaggttcgctagtactaccatattcataaccagtttccccatgaaggtaccaaactttataattacgtgaaaaccctttcatatacaaatgagtccaaacatcaaattcttttataaccttattattattgcaagtagagcaaggacatcttaacataccactttttgcatccggttgctgttgaacaagcctcatgaattctccaatcccttgaacgtattcttccgtaagcaaattggtgttcggatccaaatgaggtttatccatccacaaacgataataaacttctgaagacatgattttcacggaattgttatgactaaagagaatgaagagagaatgaagtgtgaatgagttgaatgaggaggggttgtatttataggaaattgcttacggccctccgacgactttccgacgaaattccgacggatgtaaagcagtccgtcggaattccgtcggtattgtccaatctcaaacggctatataacggtcatatatatttgtcggcaacggtcacatggttcgtcggaaaattccgacggaattccgacgactgtACTGtcaatcggaatgtcgtcggaaattcgtcggaatataccgacaaacttccgacgactacaacggttacattttttatcggaatgtcgtcgaaaagtcgtcaaAAAATTCCGGTGACccttgtttcgtcggaattccgtcggaaatggccgacggaatttcgacgacttcaaatttttggatttcgtcggaaattggtcggtaatccgtcacaaacgtccgacgacattgatgtccgtcggaacctccgtcggaattcggcttgttttcttgtagtggaggGGTTTCGATCGCACGTACAGCGATCCGCGGTGAGAGTTAATTTTACAAAATCCGCCGCCTATGCGGAGTATGCAGCAAGAGGCACAATTGCAGGAACAGCTGAGGGAGAAGCAACGGCTGGATGGTGAAGAAGAGGAGATGTTGATGGATAAGGATAAGGAGCCTACAGCAATGTCGCAGCCTCGTACCAGTAAAAGTCAGGGAAGAGAAAGAATCGGGTTGTTTCGGGCGGGTCTGAAGTATCCGTCGGCTCATCTAAATCTTCTGGGTTGGGTCGGATCTAGGTTCAGAACGATGGGTCAAACTTGGATCGGTTCTTTGAGCACACCACTCCTGTTGTCCCTGCCCGGTTTCTTCCTCTGGTAAGAAGAAGATTTCAAAACTTTTATGGCAGTAGAAGGTTAGAAATGTAGTTTATTGCTGATTCGAACCAGATAGATCATCGTGTTTTGTATTCCTCGGAGTCAGAATGGTTGGGCTGACCCGTTAGTAAAGGATACAAGGGCCAAATGCTATACTTTCTCACATATAGATCAGACCCGGACAGATGGAGATGCTCCTCGGAGAATCGGCTCGTCTGTTCTCCACTTGATCTAGCTTAGATGGgtagacgacaaaaaaaaagaaaagagatcatCGTGTTTTGTTTAACTTTAGTTGAAACTTAATATATTTCTGCCCTGAAATAGTTTCATTTGCTTTTAAACCCCTTTTATATTGTTGATCTAATGAAGTTCATAAGAGATTTGATTGAAAAAGACTCGAGTTTTATCATGTGATTTAGTGTAGATGGGAACTTGAGCATTGCTAATTGCTCCTAGTTTTGGTAAAATCGGTGAAACTCCACTTGGAAACACCTATTTGGATCCAAAGGAGACTAGAGCCTTGATTGGTAAAAGTGATAATAAAACAGTAGAAATATGTTATAAAAACAGTATGATACAAAAATTGTATGctctcatttatatatttaataagttGATTGATAGAACAGTAAATGattcatatattaaattatcataaaaattaatatacaaaataatatttatatattataaatataaatatatctatattgtttataaataaataaattatatataattctgtgtttttgttattaaaaataatgaatcatatataattatataaatttaattatattttaaatgtaaaatattattattttaaaaagtttaatatattttaattgcaaattttatttttaaaaatataaatttatttgtggatataaacataatttttgatattattaaataaaataattatatttatttaaaaatatatatatatatctctttcTTATTAAAGAAGGAACATTCATAGAAATAAACCTTGGTctcatgtgtttattacatgaATATCATTTCCTATGTGTCATCACCTCATGCACTCTcactaactttttaaaaaaaatctttgtgaACTAGAATAATTACAACCAAATGCCATTGGTCATATACATTATACTATATGATTATAATCCGATTTGAAAAAAAGATGGGAATTTATGACATGCAGAATATTAACTCTTTTGTAAAAGGCAACAAAATAAGTTCGACATCTATCAAATcattttatgaacatttttgtTTACGTTAATTATAATGCAacattttatgaacatttttaaactaatatcaaATCGTATTATAATGCAACGTTTTATGAACCTTTTTGAAACCGAGTCAacattttatgaacatttttatgcaacattttatgaacatttttaaactaatatcaaATTTCTTTATAATGCAACTAAAGAAACGGGAATAATTTTATGAACAATTTTATGCTTATTTTAGGAACACGTATTATAATCGAAcgttttatgaacatttttgtCAACGTTAATTATAATGCAATATTAACTCTTTTGTAAAAGGCAACATTTTTGTCaacgttgaaaaaaaaaattatacgttACGGATATCAgatatattttggttatttggtcaaaataaaaaggaaacacaattgAATTTCAATATACTCGATGCAAACTTGATATTCCAAATTATAACCTACGCTTAATTGGTCAAAATATTAAGGAAACACAATAATATTGTTAAcgtataaaaggaaacaaaatttaaagaatCGAAATACTTACCTTAATCGATAGGGGAATATTTCTGATATATTTTTGGCTTGACCATCGCGGATCTTATAATACCTATTTCACGAAAACGCATCAcgcaataaaaaaattaggtaAGTGGTATATACGGTATTAAAGGAGGAGCATTAATATTGTTTTCTTCGATTAAATTTGGCGTAAAGAGTAAAAACCTAGGCTCTGTGTTGATATAAATAGTAGAGCTGTTCGTATCCATCTCCTCACCATTGCCTCCTTCTCTAAACTCCTTTAGCAACCGATACaagcaaacacaaaaaaaactaatggcaGGTTTTAACTCTGTTGCCGACTTGAAACCCTTTAAGACCATGTGGAGAGTGAAAGTGAGCATTGTGAGGCTGTGGAAGCAATACTCTGCTGCTGGAGGACTGACCATTGAAATGGTTCTCATTGATTCTAATGTAAGTTTGAATCAATCTTATTTGaatcaaataattatatttagttattcTTTGACGAATATGAAATTATGTCTTTCATGCTAcgtttttttatatgtataggGAGATAAGATCCATGCGAGTGTGAAGAAAGAATTGGTTAACAAGTTCGACCACCAGCTTGAGCAGGGGAAAACTCTGACTTTCACTAATTTCTCTCTGAATCATTCGGTTGGCTCATACCGGACGACAAACCATCTTTACAAGATCAGTTTGTTGGCCACAACGCATGTGAGAAGTTGTGAGGCTTTGCCTGTAGGTTTAAATGGATTTACACCCGTGAACTTCCAGGAAGTTCTTGATGGTAGTCTCAACCCCGACTTTCTAATTGGTGAGTCCAGTTCAATAATATTCTCTGTTGTCAACATTCGTAACTTTAACTTAGTGTCTAGGTGTGAATCATTAAAATATGTGTtccttattattattgaaaaCGATATGTGATACAGATGTAATCGGACATGTTGTGGAAGTTAGccatgttgagatgatttcCGTGAACGGAAAAGAAACCCAGAAGATTTCACTTGAGCTATGTGATCTTGCGTACGGCAcccttatttttataaattcgtgttcatgtttaaatttatttttataaattattttcaacaaatattatataacatcaatcttaaaatatatgtcGTCGTAGGGATGTCCGTCTTCCGATGGTCTTGTGGGGAAACTTTGTTTCTGATGTCACGAACGCTATACAGTTACGTGGTGAGGGTCGTGTGATCTTGGTCTTGAGATTCGGCAAGATTAAGGTTTGGAAAGGTAAATTAAATGTTGTCTACAGACAGGTTAACACTACCCTACGATTCACatgattaattttatttgtaattgTACAAGAGAAGcttatttgaaattttcttttgtaGAGGATCGTTCCGTTTCAAACGCTTACAATGTCTCTGATGTCCAGCTCAATCCCAACATGGCGAAGGTCGAAGCATTTAGGGCAATGTAAGTTTTTCTTGACGTGGTTGTAATATGGTTTTACAATATGGGAAATCCGCCGATTAAGGTTTGGAATTGCTTGTATTTGATGTAACTTATTATTCTAGGTTACCAGCTGATGAACTTCAATTGGCTATTGTTGAATCAAAGCCATTAACGGTGGCTTCTGGTGTCTCTGTGAAAGATGATTTTTTCATTCATACTCCAAGGAAAACCATCGCTGAGATGATTGAATGTTGTCAGGTACTATTAATAAGGAACACGAATGTAATTTAATTAGCACATGTTATAATTTGAAAGGATTTTAAATTATACTTTCACATTTCTGTAGGTGGAGAAGTGTATTGTTATGTGCACCATTTCGGCCATTGAAACAGACATGGTTTTTTcataacataattgttttaactAGCAATCTATATAACTTATAAATAATATCTTGTTTTAATTAGCAATTGCGCGTTGGCATTCTCTTGTTTTAATTAGTAATCTATATAACttataaatttgaagtttcggCCATTAACTATCTACTATCATGTTTTCGCAGGGTATAGCATCAAGATCTCAATCCATACAATCCCCAAACAGCAGATAAGAGAGCTGATGAGAACGAATTTCAGTTTAAACATCTTTACATATTCTGTAAAGAAACCAAGTCTACAAATGAAACAATGTCTACAGAAAGACTGCTCAACATGCGAAACATCATTTTgctaatttaaaatttcttaaagcAAAGACACGATTTTCTGGAAATTCCTATTCATTACTTGGAAAGTTCTACCATTTTATTTGGAACCGACCTTGAATATTCTTTAAAACCAGTATATCTTATAGCTAGCTTTAAAACCGGTATATCTTATATTGATCGTCAACCACAGAGAATGGATTTATTTACTACTTGATTTAAGTTAACAGATTTATTAGAAACCTTTTGTATCGAGTGTAAAACTATAGCCAGTCTATTAGGAAGAAAATGAATGTTCTTAATAGGTCACCGAAGACGAGTTATGGTTAATATGATTTCGTTTCATATCATATCATTGATtcgtataatatattttaatgaatagtATTAATGTCACTAGGATTCACAGTTACTGCTATTTCCTATTACCACTTTTGGTTAGAAGTATTGAATATATCGATTTATTGCCCTTATCTGTTAAGGAAAATATCTTTCAAATGTGTATAAATACGCTTTCtatatttacaatatttatttaccaTATATTACCGATCATTTACGTGGTGATTTTAACAATCACGATATACAATTTATGGAAATAAAATGTATCAATCCCGCGTGATGCACGTCTCAATTAATACCTACACCTATTCATTGTATTTCCTTATTGTATAGTAATtcttaacaatatatatactacacTTTCTTATTCATGACATCGTTTGTGTTAAACgttatctcattttcttaaatttCTATTGCCATGGGTACTCATAGATTAGTTTCAGAGCTGAGTCTTGACAAACCTTTGCTTCCAGTTCGTGTTAAGGTCATCTGCAAGGGGCCGACTGTTGCCGGATCAGGGTTCCAAAAAACCGTTCTGATTATTGGAGACGAGAAGGTAAGCTGTGGTCATTTTCATCTCATTACAGTTATATTTTACGTTTCGTTTAGAAAGATACTAATACATTTCAACGTGTTTCACATAGGGAAATACAATTCAAGCCACTTTGGTTAGAGATTTGGAGGCTTCAGCTGATATGCCATTGGAGGAAGGTCACTTGATAAAGGATAAGTTTAATCCTTAAGTGTTGTAGTACTTAAGATGTCAATCCAATCTCTAGTGATTCTAAGCACTAAGAATGCAAGCCATTTATCTCAATCTAAGTGCAatcaaatgatgtttgtttgtaACAAGTAATAGTGCGAAATAACTTGAgttttaattcaaatataacaaagaAGAACCAATGGGTATTTAGGCAATTGATTTCAAGGTGATAGTTCTAAATCAAGGCGTCTAACTTCAAATAATCTTAACTTTCTATAGGTCTAGATTTCATTCAATTTAGATTAATCCACTCCCGTGGTAGAAACCCTTATGCAATTATGAACTAAACATCAACTTCCGTTCGTTTTGTTCACTCAAACATACATTAAGTTCTAGTCTACTAACcatctagcaatcctaacaACAATTCCTTGGTTATTCAAGCTAGAGCTTTACTAGGTTCATTCAAGCATTATGCAAACACTTTCGATGCCCTACAAACACTTAGAATCTAGATTAAAATGGCCAAAATTAATCTAGCATTA
The window above is part of the Brassica napus cultivar Da-Ae chromosome C3, Da-Ae, whole genome shotgun sequence genome. Proteins encoded here:
- the LOC106434451 gene encoding replication protein A 70 kDa DNA-binding subunit A-like, whose translation is MWRVKVSIVRLWKQYSAAGGLTIEMVLIDSNGDKIHASVKKELVNKFDHQLEQGKTLTFTNFSLNHSVGSYRTTNHLYKISLLATTHVRSCEALPVGLNGFTPVNFQEVLDGSLNPDFLIDVIGHVVEVSHVEMISVNGKETQKISLELCDLADVRLPMVLWGNFVSDVTNAIQLRGEGRVILVLRFGKIKVWKEDRSVSNAYNVSDVQLNPNMAKVEAFRAMLPADELQLAIVESKPLTVASGVSVKDDFFIHTPRKTIAEMIECCQVEKCIVMCTISAIETDMGIASRSQSIQSPNSR